In one Rutidosis leptorrhynchoides isolate AG116_Rl617_1_P2 chromosome 8, CSIRO_AGI_Rlap_v1, whole genome shotgun sequence genomic region, the following are encoded:
- the LOC139861449 gene encoding uncharacterized protein, translating into MGASESVPLAEDDDEETEHHQQQLQNQHQQQSHNHHHDVDLLNDLNESLMKKMVEQEPELLPCHASASPLSPQPSSFGTPRLPPSIKVWDPCNVLSPPPPSGQFTNRSYSDHHLLLMDDDRGVTTEVYLICEGECQLNLRPDLVGGRCPEAVLTANGKRQIRALAVFLKSQGVRFNSVYSSPLDRARSTALPICQEMNFSEHLIQSSDALQEMSHGLWEGCVRSDVYTPEILTLTERLQPDFSPPSGESLRQVEFRMLQFLNGALVSLPDKLQSTFSPTVDINPSWDLLPKPKQIFGRKKSGKSRLQMVTTTGDHEADDEMSPRDPPYMNGRANNNHCFVATSCVGVFSHATPIKCLLTGVLGCSPIMVNKMCIEDSSVTVLQHSWKTGWQIKRLNDTSHLRLM; encoded by the exons ATGGGTGCATCCGAATCCGTTCCATTAGCAGAGGACGATGATGAAGAAACAgaacaccaccaacaacaactcCAAAACCAACACCAACAACAATCACACAACCATCATCATGATGTTGACTTACTAAACGATTTAAACGAAAGTTTAATGAAAAAAATGGTAGAACAAGAACCAGAGTTACTACCCTGTCACGCATCAGCCTCACCGTTATCACCACAACCGTCATCATTTGGTACACCAAGATTACCGCCGTCAATTAAAGTGTGGGACCCATGTAATGTTTTATCTCCCCCGCCGCCGTCGGGGCAGTTTACCAACCGGAGTTATTCCGATCATCATTTGTTGTTAATGGATGATGATAGAGGTGTAACAACTGAAGTTTATTTGATATGTGAAGGTGAATGTCAGTTAAATTTAAGGCCTGATTTAGTTGGTGGTAGATGTCCTGAAGCTGTTTTAACTGCTAATGGAAAAAGACAAATTAGAGCATTGGCTGTGTTTTTGAAATCTCAAGGTGTTCGGTTTAATTCGGTTTATTCTTCGCCGTTGGATCGAGCTCGATCTACGGCTCTTCCGATTTGTCAG GAGATGAATTTTTCAGAGCATTTGATACAATCATCAGATGCGTTACAAGAAATGAGTCACGGACTATGGGAAGGCTGCGTACGTTCTGATGTATACACACCCGAAATATTAACCTTAACCGAACGACTCCAACCCGATTTCAGTCCACCTTCAGGAGAATCGCTCCGCCAAGTCGAATTCCGGATGCTCCAATTCCTAAACGGAGCACTCGTTTCTTTGCCGGATAAGCTCCAATCGACTTTTTCTCCTACAGTTGATATAAATCCTTCATGGGATTTACTCCCAAAACCAAAACAAATATTCGGAAGAAAAAAATCTGGAAAAAGCCGGTTACAAATGGTGACAACAACAGGAGACCATGAAGCAGACGACGAAATGTCTCCGCGGGACCCACCTTACATGAATGGCAGAGCGAACAACAACCATTGTTTTGTGGCAACTTCTTGTGTAGGTGTGTTTAGTCACGCGACCCCTATAAAATGTCTTTTGACAGGTGTACTTGGGTGCAGCCCGATAATGGTGAACAAGATGTGCATCGAAGATTCGTCTGTGACGGTGTTGCAACATTCTTGGAAAACGGGTTGGCAGATTAAAAGATTGAATGATACTTCTCATCTTAGACTTATGTAG